A stretch of Dietzia lutea DNA encodes these proteins:
- a CDS encoding DNA polymerase III subunit delta', with translation MPGVFERLAGQADVVAELTAAATAARARVPGQGWDESDPRMVHAWLFTGPPGSGRSVAAMAFAAALQCEDPDVVGCGRCRACHTVLAGTHADVHLLAPQGVNILLKDVKETIHRAASRPGTGRWQIVVVEEADRLTEQSGNALLKVVEEPPSRTVFLLCSPTTDPMDIMVTLRSRSRNVALHQQNAEAVERALLADGDAIDPDLARWAASVSSGHVGRARWLATDEATRERRDLVLQLPMVMHNPGRAFPLASRLVSSAEQEALARNSESDEREVEELRTALGAGGTGKGTASAGRGATGAVKELERVQKSRRTRSTRDSLDLALVDLAGFYRDALTVALGARDVAAVHPDKAEEAARLGGHYPAASILKAIEAVQDCRAAIEVNVKPKFAVSAMVGAIRAALGS, from the coding sequence ATGCCCGGGGTGTTCGAACGATTGGCCGGACAGGCCGACGTCGTGGCGGAGCTGACCGCTGCCGCCACGGCCGCCCGTGCCCGCGTCCCTGGCCAGGGGTGGGACGAGTCCGACCCCCGGATGGTCCACGCGTGGTTGTTCACCGGGCCGCCGGGCAGCGGACGCAGCGTTGCGGCCATGGCGTTCGCGGCGGCCCTGCAGTGCGAGGACCCCGACGTGGTGGGGTGCGGTCGGTGCCGCGCATGCCACACCGTCCTGGCGGGAACTCATGCGGATGTGCACCTGCTCGCCCCGCAGGGCGTGAACATCCTCCTCAAGGACGTCAAGGAGACCATCCACCGCGCGGCCAGTCGCCCCGGGACCGGTCGGTGGCAGATCGTCGTGGTCGAGGAGGCGGACCGGCTCACAGAGCAGTCCGGCAACGCGCTGCTCAAGGTGGTGGAGGAGCCACCGAGTCGGACAGTGTTCCTGCTGTGCTCGCCGACCACCGATCCGATGGACATCATGGTCACGTTGCGCTCGCGCTCTCGGAACGTCGCGCTGCACCAGCAGAACGCCGAGGCGGTCGAGCGGGCCCTTCTCGCCGACGGCGACGCGATCGACCCGGACCTCGCCCGGTGGGCCGCCTCGGTGTCCTCCGGACACGTGGGGCGCGCGCGGTGGCTGGCGACCGACGAGGCAACCCGCGAACGCCGGGACCTCGTCCTCCAGTTGCCGATGGTCATGCACAACCCCGGGCGGGCCTTCCCGCTCGCGAGCCGGCTCGTCAGTTCCGCCGAGCAGGAAGCGCTGGCGCGCAACAGCGAGTCGGACGAGCGAGAGGTCGAGGAACTGCGCACCGCCCTCGGCGCCGGCGGCACCGGTAAGGGCACCGCCTCCGCCGGCCGCGGGGCGACAGGCGCGGTCAAGGAACTCGAACGCGTGCAGAAGTCGAGGCGGACCCGCTCCACCCGGGACTCGCTGGACCTCGCCCTGGTCGACCTGGCCGGCTTCTACCGCGACGCGCTCACGGTTGCGCTCGGCGCCCGCGACGTCGCGGCGGTCCACCCCGACAAGGCCGAAGAGGCCGCACGCCTCGGGGGGCACTACCCGGCCGCCTCGATCCTCAAGGCGATCGAGGCGGTGCAGGACTGCCGGGCCGCGATCGAGGTCAACGTCAAGCCGAAGTTCGCGGTGTCAGCGATGGTCGGCGCGATCCGCGCTGCGCTCGGCTCCTGA
- a CDS encoding TRAP transporter large permease encodes MTALAVVVLLLLLILIRVPVSFAILGAGLVGLLMIGGGNVVDGVMQTVPATSVMSYSLSAVPLFILMAHLLMLSGLLDSLFDAARALVGRIRGGTAVASIGAGTAFASVSGSSTAAAATLAQTSTLKMIDEGYSPRTASGLVAVVGTLAAMIPPSIILVFYAITAEVSVGDQLVAGAVPGVIIACGLVVMLYVTMMRNPDTVPRGEPATWGQKGRALLTAAPLVLVFAAVVGSIYLGLATPTEAAALGSIAALILVIARKRFTMVAVGHTLVETTKSTAMIFAIIIGAHVFGHFLTESRVTPSLVAWVGDLPVPAVVIMVFIGSIYVVLGFFMDQIAIIALTVPVVLPLVEALGYDPIWFGVFMVLLAEVGLVTPPMGLNVFVVARSAGQRVEEVFRGAFPYVVAMLVTALVFLIFPQVVLWVPQSM; translated from the coding sequence ATGACCGCGCTCGCCGTAGTAGTACTGCTGCTCCTTCTCATCCTTATCCGGGTGCCGGTGTCTTTCGCCATCCTGGGCGCCGGACTGGTCGGGCTCCTGATGATCGGCGGCGGCAACGTCGTCGACGGCGTCATGCAGACCGTGCCCGCGACATCGGTGATGAGCTACTCGCTGTCAGCCGTGCCGCTGTTCATCCTCATGGCGCACCTGCTGATGCTCTCCGGGCTACTCGACTCCCTCTTCGACGCGGCCCGGGCGCTCGTGGGCCGCATCCGCGGCGGAACCGCCGTGGCATCGATCGGCGCCGGAACCGCCTTCGCGTCGGTGTCCGGTTCGTCGACCGCAGCGGCTGCGACCCTGGCCCAGACCTCGACGCTCAAGATGATCGACGAGGGGTACAGCCCCAGGACCGCGAGTGGCCTCGTCGCTGTAGTGGGAACGCTGGCCGCGATGATCCCGCCCTCGATCATTCTCGTCTTCTATGCGATCACCGCCGAGGTGAGCGTCGGCGACCAGCTCGTCGCCGGAGCGGTGCCGGGTGTGATCATCGCCTGTGGTCTCGTGGTGATGCTCTACGTCACGATGATGCGTAACCCAGACACGGTGCCCCGTGGCGAGCCCGCCACCTGGGGGCAGAAGGGAAGGGCGCTGCTGACCGCCGCGCCGCTGGTACTCGTTTTCGCGGCCGTGGTCGGCTCCATCTACCTCGGTCTGGCGACCCCGACCGAAGCCGCCGCGCTGGGAAGTATCGCCGCGTTGATACTGGTGATCGCTCGCAAGCGGTTCACTATGGTCGCCGTCGGGCACACGCTCGTCGAGACCACCAAGTCCACAGCGATGATCTTCGCGATCATCATCGGCGCCCATGTGTTCGGCCACTTCCTCACCGAATCCCGCGTTACGCCGAGCCTCGTAGCGTGGGTGGGTGATCTTCCGGTGCCTGCGGTCGTCATCATGGTCTTCATCGGGTCGATCTACGTGGTGCTCGGGTTCTTCATGGACCAGATCGCCATCATCGCGCTCACCGTCCCCGTAGTGCTGCCGCTCGTGGAGGCGCTCGGATACGACCCCATCTGGTTCGGCGTGTTCATGGTGCTGCTCGCAGAGGTCGGACTCGTCACGCCGCCGATGGGGCTCAACGTGTTCGTGGTGGCCCGATCCGCGGGGCAGCGGGTCGAGGAAGTGTTCCGGGGGGCGTTCCCATACGTTGTCGCCATGCTGGTGACGGCGCTTGTCTTCCTCATATTCCCGCAGGTCGTTCTGTGGGTGCCGCAATCCATGTAG
- a CDS encoding adenylate/guanylate cyclase domain-containing protein — translation MERWVRLFRWLWATPWPVYALTMVQANIIGAVFVFSFLRFVLPMDRFLDLDEFRFLNQYLFIGYLLLAFIGGVIASTLLLLPVLRVDRAGAEFDGAIRRRTLRLPFHQAIISGAMWVIGTLLFVAVNVGHSPRLALIVAVTSLLGGSTTVLISYLQAERIMRPITVRALASGVPANRHVPGVRRRIFLGWALTTVIPIAGILLILTGHWFGLFGDDPVHILVALAVLASVAVIAGAIGMGLVSDSIADPVREMQAGVSRVKQGDLETRVTIYDSSEIGRLAQGFNEMVTGLQEREAIQDLFGRYVGEDVARNALERGTELGGQEREVAVLFVDLTGSTEFAAAHEPAEVVSVLNEFFRIAVEAVDSNGGYINKFQGDALLAVFGAPLEVDNEAGRALRAARALQSRLAELSPLSAGIGVSYGTVIAGHIGHAKRFEYTVIGDPVNEAARLTTLAKMEQGHVLASAATIHHADDPEAARWVLGQSVELRGRGIMTQLARPLRPTLADRWQAGDTVRRSAGETGAGAAPTPEARPAAAPSADAVVDDATL, via the coding sequence ATGGAGCGCTGGGTCAGGTTGTTCAGGTGGCTGTGGGCCACCCCCTGGCCCGTGTATGCGCTGACGATGGTGCAGGCCAACATCATCGGCGCGGTCTTCGTCTTCTCGTTCCTGCGCTTCGTGTTGCCGATGGACCGGTTCCTGGACCTCGACGAGTTCCGGTTCCTCAACCAGTACCTCTTCATCGGCTACCTCTTGCTGGCCTTCATCGGCGGCGTCATCGCCTCGACCCTGCTCCTGTTACCCGTACTCAGGGTGGACCGGGCGGGGGCGGAGTTCGACGGCGCCATCCGTCGCCGCACCCTGCGCCTGCCGTTCCACCAGGCGATCATCTCGGGCGCGATGTGGGTGATCGGGACCCTGCTGTTCGTCGCCGTCAACGTCGGCCACTCCCCCAGGCTGGCTCTCATCGTGGCGGTGACGAGCCTCTTGGGCGGGAGCACGACAGTCCTCATCTCCTATCTCCAGGCCGAGCGGATCATGCGGCCGATCACCGTGCGCGCGTTGGCCAGCGGCGTGCCGGCCAACCGGCACGTCCCCGGTGTCCGGCGTCGGATCTTCCTGGGCTGGGCGCTGACGACGGTCATCCCGATCGCGGGCATCCTGCTCATCCTCACCGGCCACTGGTTCGGACTGTTCGGTGACGATCCCGTGCACATCCTGGTCGCGCTGGCGGTCCTGGCGAGCGTCGCCGTGATCGCCGGCGCGATCGGCATGGGGCTTGTCTCGGACTCGATCGCCGACCCCGTCCGCGAGATGCAGGCGGGCGTCAGCCGCGTCAAGCAGGGCGACCTCGAGACCCGCGTGACGATCTACGACAGCTCGGAGATCGGCCGCCTCGCGCAGGGCTTCAACGAGATGGTGACCGGCCTGCAGGAACGCGAGGCCATCCAGGACCTGTTCGGCCGCTACGTCGGCGAGGACGTCGCCCGCAACGCCCTCGAGCGCGGCACCGAGCTCGGTGGACAGGAGCGGGAGGTCGCGGTGCTGTTCGTCGACCTCACCGGGTCGACCGAGTTCGCGGCAGCGCACGAGCCGGCCGAGGTCGTGTCCGTGCTCAACGAGTTCTTCCGGATCGCGGTCGAGGCCGTCGACTCCAACGGCGGGTACATCAACAAGTTTCAGGGTGACGCGCTCCTCGCGGTCTTCGGCGCGCCCCTCGAGGTGGACAACGAGGCCGGCCGCGCTCTGCGCGCCGCCCGCGCGCTGCAGAGCCGCCTCGCCGAGCTGTCGCCGCTCTCGGCGGGCATCGGCGTGTCTTACGGGACCGTCATCGCCGGGCACATCGGTCACGCCAAGCGGTTCGAGTACACGGTGATCGGTGACCCGGTCAACGAGGCCGCGCGCCTGACGACCCTGGCCAAGATGGAGCAGGGGCACGTGCTGGCCTCGGCGGCGACGATCCACCACGCGGACGACCCGGAGGCCGCCCGGTGGGTGCTGGGCCAGAGCGTCGAGCTGCGCGGCCGCGGGATCATGACCCAGCTCGCCCGGCCCCTGCGCCCCACCCTCGCTGATCGGTGGCAGGCGGGCGACACCGTGCGGCGGTCGGCCGGTGAGACCGGGGCCGGCGCGGCGCCCACACCAGAGGCGCGCCCGGCCGCCGCCCCGTCGGCCGACGCGGTCGTCGACGACGCGACGCTCTGA
- the topA gene encoding type I DNA topoisomerase has translation MAGVVDGSAQVGSTPVASKKTASGGKRSLVIVESATKARKIQPYLGSDYVVEASVGHIRDLPKGAADIPTKYKKEPWARLGVNPEDDFEPIYVVSADKKKKVSELKKELAGVDQLLLATDPDREGEAIAWHLLEVLKPKVPVKRMVFHEITKPAILAAAENTRELDTDLVDAQETRRILDRLYGYEVSPVLWKKVMPRLSAGRVQSVATRVIVERERERMAFVAADYWDITATLATQRSAGGDAGEPRSFTAKLSAVDGARVAQGRDFGQDGRLKTTGAAKDSVVLDEPAARALAGALDGADFVVDTVESKPYTRRPYAPFMTSTLQQEAGRKLRYTSERTMRIAQRLYENGYITYMRTDSTTLSEGGIAAARAQATELYGSEYVSPTPRQYTRKVKNSQEAHEAIRPAGESFATPGQLHGVLDAEEYRLYELIWQRTVASQMADARGTSVSIRISGQAGDNASGYSRATFSASGRTITFPGFLKAYVEAADEPAESSDKPMADDAERRLPQLSEGQPLTGSDLAPEGHTTSPPARYTEASLVKVMEEMGIGRPSTYASIIRTIQDRGYVYSRGNALVPSWVAFAVVGLLEQNFGRLVDYDFTSLMEDELDAIAEGRENRGDWLRRFYFGAGGPGGDGEAGDGDADSHYAVGLKNLVDVNLEAIDARSINSIRVFDDAEGRPVHVRVGRYGPYLERMVQGESGEEESQRANLPEGMSPDELTLEVAEKLFATPQDGRPLGVDPETGHEIVVKDGRYGPYVTEKLPEPSDAEKAAWAKKVLADAEAEKKRIDAERDAAIAAAKDDEAKAEAKKAATKAKAAVTRKAKKDSENPTGPKPRTGSLMQSMDPATVTLEDALKLLSLPRVVGVDPTSGDEITAQLGRYGPYLKKGTDSRTLESEDAVFTVTLEQALKIYSEPKRRGRQAAAPKALREMGIDEVSGKQMLVKDGRFGPYVTDGESNASLRKGDTVESLTDARASELLSERRAKSPPAKKAPAKKSGARKAPAKKAASSRR, from the coding sequence ATGGCGGGCGTCGTCGACGGATCAGCGCAGGTTGGGAGCACTCCAGTGGCGAGCAAGAAGACAGCATCAGGCGGCAAGCGGAGCCTGGTGATCGTCGAGTCCGCCACCAAGGCGCGCAAGATCCAGCCCTATCTTGGGTCCGACTATGTGGTCGAGGCCTCCGTCGGCCACATCCGCGACCTGCCCAAGGGTGCCGCGGACATCCCCACCAAGTACAAGAAGGAACCGTGGGCGCGGCTGGGCGTGAACCCGGAGGACGACTTCGAGCCCATCTACGTGGTCAGCGCCGACAAGAAGAAGAAGGTCTCCGAGCTCAAGAAGGAGCTCGCGGGGGTGGACCAGCTCCTGCTGGCGACGGACCCCGACCGTGAGGGTGAGGCGATCGCCTGGCACCTCCTCGAGGTGCTCAAGCCCAAGGTCCCCGTCAAGCGCATGGTGTTCCACGAGATCACCAAGCCCGCCATCCTCGCCGCCGCCGAGAACACCCGCGAGCTGGACACCGACCTCGTCGACGCCCAGGAGACCCGCCGCATCCTCGACCGTCTCTACGGGTACGAGGTCTCGCCCGTGCTGTGGAAGAAGGTCATGCCGCGGCTGTCCGCCGGACGTGTGCAGTCTGTGGCCACCCGCGTCATCGTCGAGCGCGAGCGCGAGCGCATGGCGTTCGTCGCCGCCGACTACTGGGACATCACCGCCACCCTGGCCACGCAGCGCTCGGCCGGAGGCGACGCCGGTGAGCCACGCAGCTTCACCGCCAAACTCTCCGCCGTCGACGGCGCCCGTGTGGCGCAGGGCCGCGACTTCGGCCAGGACGGCAGGCTGAAGACCACCGGCGCAGCCAAGGACTCCGTCGTGCTCGACGAGCCCGCGGCCCGGGCGCTGGCCGGCGCTCTCGACGGCGCCGACTTCGTCGTCGACACCGTCGAGTCCAAGCCCTACACACGGCGCCCCTACGCGCCCTTCATGACCTCGACCCTCCAACAGGAGGCCGGCCGCAAGCTCCGGTACACGTCCGAGCGCACCATGCGCATCGCGCAGCGGCTGTACGAGAACGGCTACATCACCTACATGCGGACCGACTCCACGACCCTGTCCGAGGGCGGCATCGCCGCCGCCCGGGCGCAGGCGACGGAGCTCTACGGCAGCGAGTACGTCTCGCCCACGCCGCGGCAGTACACGCGCAAGGTCAAGAACTCGCAGGAGGCGCACGAGGCCATCCGCCCCGCCGGCGAGTCGTTCGCCACCCCCGGCCAGCTCCACGGTGTGCTCGACGCCGAGGAGTACCGCCTCTACGAGCTCATCTGGCAGCGCACCGTCGCCTCCCAGATGGCCGACGCCCGAGGTACGTCGGTGAGCATCCGCATCAGCGGGCAGGCCGGCGACAATGCCTCCGGCTACAGCCGTGCCACCTTCTCCGCGTCCGGCCGCACGATCACCTTCCCGGGCTTCCTCAAGGCCTACGTCGAGGCCGCCGACGAGCCCGCCGAGTCCTCCGACAAGCCCATGGCCGACGACGCCGAACGGCGCCTGCCGCAGCTGTCCGAGGGGCAGCCCCTCACCGGCTCGGACCTCGCGCCCGAGGGGCACACCACCAGCCCGCCGGCACGCTACACCGAGGCGAGCCTCGTCAAGGTGATGGAGGAGATGGGCATCGGCCGCCCGTCCACCTACGCCAGCATCATCCGCACCATCCAGGACCGCGGCTACGTCTACTCGCGCGGCAACGCGCTCGTGCCCAGCTGGGTGGCGTTCGCGGTCGTCGGGCTGCTCGAGCAGAACTTCGGTCGGCTCGTCGACTACGACTTCACCTCCCTCATGGAGGACGAGCTCGACGCGATCGCCGAGGGCCGCGAGAACCGGGGTGACTGGCTGCGCCGCTTCTACTTCGGCGCCGGCGGCCCGGGGGGCGACGGCGAGGCGGGTGATGGCGACGCTGACTCGCACTACGCGGTGGGGCTGAAGAACCTCGTCGACGTCAACCTCGAGGCCATCGACGCCCGCAGCATCAACTCGATCCGCGTGTTCGACGACGCCGAGGGACGCCCCGTCCACGTGCGCGTCGGTCGCTACGGTCCCTACCTCGAGCGGATGGTGCAGGGCGAGTCCGGCGAAGAGGAGTCGCAGCGCGCCAACCTGCCCGAGGGCATGAGCCCCGACGAGCTCACCCTCGAGGTGGCCGAGAAGCTCTTCGCCACCCCGCAGGACGGGCGCCCGCTGGGCGTCGACCCCGAGACCGGGCACGAGATCGTCGTCAAGGACGGGCGCTACGGGCCTTACGTCACCGAGAAGCTGCCCGAGCCCAGCGACGCCGAGAAGGCCGCGTGGGCGAAGAAGGTGCTCGCCGACGCCGAGGCGGAGAAGAAGCGGATCGACGCCGAGCGCGACGCCGCGATCGCCGCCGCGAAGGACGACGAGGCCAAGGCCGAGGCCAAGAAGGCCGCCACGAAGGCCAAGGCCGCCGTCACGCGCAAGGCCAAGAAGGACTCCGAGAACCCCACGGGTCCCAAGCCGCGGACCGGGTCGCTCATGCAGTCCATGGATCCGGCGACGGTCACCCTCGAGGACGCGCTCAAGCTCCTGTCCCTGCCCCGCGTCGTGGGCGTCGACCCCACCAGCGGCGACGAGATCACCGCGCAGCTCGGCCGGTACGGGCCGTACCTGAAGAAGGGCACCGACTCGCGCACGCTCGAGTCCGAGGACGCGGTGTTCACGGTGACGCTCGAGCAGGCGCTGAAGATCTACTCCGAGCCCAAGCGCCGGGGCCGCCAGGCCGCCGCGCCCAAGGCGCTGCGCGAGATGGGCATCGACGAGGTCTCCGGCAAGCAGATGCTGGTCAAGGACGGCCGGTTCGGCCCGTACGTGACCGACGGTGAGTCCAACGCGTCGCTGCGCAAGGGCGACACCGTCGAGAGTCTCACCGACGCGCGCGCCTCCGAGTTGCTCTCGGAGCGCCGGGCCAAGTCGCCGCCGGCCAAGAAGGCGCCCGCCAAGAAGTCGGGTGCGCGCAAGGCGCCGGCGAAGAAGGCCGCCTCCTCCCGCCGCTGA
- the dctP gene encoding TRAP transporter substrate-binding protein DctP, producing the protein MRIGDSFAATHPIGRSGTAAFMEVLESKGPDAGMDIEYYASGQLGKQRDMPAVLRTGIAQIAAVSPAYVGTQLPMSNVGDLPGFTQDPCVGGDAMLEIMQPGTTLFEAELAPQDVRPLWVAYIPGYEAMSGAFPVDSVKALQGKIMRSTGGAADRVVDQAGAAGVSMPLGDMYEAISRGTVEGTLASPISITPYSLEEVISYSTDGARLGSFTVTYSVSNSVWNEMTPDQQAVLAEASELAQVEVCEELTRSMDESKQAMRDAGVQMVAVTDAQRPEWEALAAPVREAWVDDLESIGLPAQQVLDDFTAALARAESEHGGERS; encoded by the coding sequence GTGCGGATCGGCGACAGCTTTGCCGCGACCCACCCCATCGGGCGCAGTGGCACTGCCGCGTTCATGGAGGTCCTCGAGAGCAAGGGGCCGGACGCAGGAATGGACATCGAGTACTACGCGTCGGGCCAGCTCGGTAAGCAGCGAGACATGCCGGCGGTGCTACGGACTGGGATCGCCCAGATCGCCGCTGTGTCGCCCGCCTATGTCGGAACCCAGCTCCCGATGTCGAACGTCGGGGATCTCCCCGGCTTCACTCAGGACCCGTGCGTGGGCGGGGACGCGATGCTCGAGATCATGCAGCCGGGGACCACGCTGTTTGAAGCGGAGCTCGCGCCGCAGGATGTCAGGCCGCTCTGGGTGGCGTACATCCCCGGTTACGAGGCGATGTCCGGGGCGTTCCCGGTCGACTCGGTGAAGGCCCTGCAAGGCAAGATCATGCGATCGACCGGAGGCGCCGCAGACCGGGTCGTGGACCAGGCCGGGGCCGCGGGCGTCTCCATGCCGCTAGGTGACATGTACGAGGCCATCTCGCGCGGAACCGTCGAAGGGACCCTCGCCAGCCCGATCAGCATCACTCCGTACAGCCTCGAGGAAGTGATCTCCTACTCCACGGACGGCGCCCGTCTCGGCTCGTTCACGGTCACCTACTCGGTCTCCAACTCGGTCTGGAACGAGATGACCCCGGATCAGCAGGCGGTTCTCGCGGAGGCCTCCGAACTCGCCCAGGTGGAGGTGTGCGAAGAACTCACGCGGTCGATGGACGAGTCCAAACAGGCAATGCGCGATGCGGGAGTCCAGATGGTGGCGGTCACCGACGCGCAGCGTCCCGAGTGGGAGGCGCTCGCCGCACCGGTCCGAGAGGCGTGGGTGGACGATCTCGAAAGTATCGGGCTCCCAGCCCAGCAAGTTCTGGACGACTTCACCGCAGCGCTCGCACGCGCTGAGTCCGAGCACGGGGGAGAACGATCATGA
- a CDS encoding 2-oxoacid:acceptor oxidoreductase subunit alpha — protein sequence MGNASKTKLDKVVIRIAGDSGDGMQLAGDQFTSEAAAFGNDLATQPNYPAEIRAPQGTIHGVSSFQIQIADYDILTAGDRPDVLVAMNPAALKANIGDLPSGGILIVNSDEFTKRNLTKVGYESNPLGSPAFEAFQVHEVAMSTLTIGAVESVDIGKKDAERCKNMFALGLLMWMYGRTVDSIEKFLSDKFGKKPTILEANTLALRAGWNYGETTEAFASEYEIAPAKLPAGRYRQVTGNTAMAYGLVTAGKSADMPVFLGTYPITPASDILHELSKLKQFDVTTFQAEDEIAGIGAALGASYGGALGVTSTSGPGLALKSEAIGLAVMTELPLVIIDVQRGGPSTGLPTKTEQSDLLQALFGRNGESPVAVVAPRSPADCFDAAREAARIAVTYRTPVILLSDGAIANGSEPWLLPEVDALPKIDRNLAPAPEGEDAKDYLPYARDPETLARDWAVPGTAGLEHRIGGLEKANGTGNISYTPDNHDLMTRTRALRIARIDVPDLEVDDPSGEADVLVVGWGSSYGPIGEAVRRARANGHRVARAHVRHLNPLPHNIGEVLGRYRRVLVPEMNLGQLSMLLKARFPADIQPITKVHGMAFSAEELQNAIEAEFAGRLTHAEHDKYRVALDGVVTTTGEPAARARQIGHTATGTTTANRTR from the coding sequence GTGGGCAATGCGTCCAAGACCAAGCTGGACAAGGTGGTCATCCGCATCGCGGGTGACTCGGGTGACGGCATGCAGCTCGCCGGTGACCAGTTCACGTCCGAGGCGGCCGCCTTCGGCAACGACCTCGCGACCCAGCCCAACTATCCGGCCGAGATCCGGGCTCCCCAGGGCACCATCCATGGTGTCTCGAGCTTCCAGATCCAGATCGCGGACTACGACATCCTCACCGCCGGTGACCGGCCCGACGTGCTGGTGGCGATGAACCCCGCCGCGCTGAAGGCCAACATCGGCGACCTGCCCTCGGGCGGCATCCTCATCGTCAACTCCGACGAGTTCACCAAGCGGAACCTGACGAAGGTGGGTTACGAGTCCAACCCGCTGGGCTCGCCGGCGTTCGAGGCGTTCCAAGTGCACGAGGTCGCGATGAGCACGCTGACCATCGGTGCCGTGGAGTCGGTCGACATCGGCAAGAAGGACGCCGAGCGCTGCAAGAACATGTTCGCGCTCGGTCTGCTGATGTGGATGTACGGGCGCACGGTCGACTCGATCGAGAAGTTCCTGTCCGACAAGTTCGGCAAGAAGCCGACCATCCTCGAGGCCAACACCCTCGCGCTGCGGGCGGGCTGGAACTACGGCGAGACCACCGAGGCGTTCGCGTCGGAGTACGAGATCGCCCCCGCCAAGCTGCCCGCGGGCCGCTACCGCCAGGTCACCGGCAATACCGCGATGGCCTACGGGCTGGTGACCGCGGGCAAGTCCGCCGACATGCCCGTCTTCCTGGGCACCTACCCCATCACGCCGGCCTCGGACATCCTGCACGAGCTGAGCAAGCTCAAGCAGTTCGACGTAACCACCTTCCAGGCCGAGGACGAGATCGCCGGTATCGGCGCGGCACTCGGCGCCTCCTACGGCGGCGCCCTCGGCGTCACCTCGACCTCCGGCCCCGGCCTGGCCCTCAAATCCGAGGCCATCGGCCTCGCGGTGATGACCGAACTGCCGCTGGTGATCATCGACGTCCAGCGCGGCGGCCCCTCGACCGGCCTGCCCACCAAGACCGAGCAGTCCGACCTGCTGCAGGCGCTGTTCGGCCGCAACGGCGAGTCGCCGGTGGCCGTGGTGGCCCCCCGGTCCCCCGCGGACTGCTTCGACGCCGCCCGTGAGGCCGCCCGCATCGCGGTCACCTACCGCACGCCGGTCATCCTGCTCTCGGACGGCGCGATCGCCAACGGCTCCGAGCCGTGGCTGCTGCCCGAGGTCGACGCGCTGCCGAAGATCGACAGGAACCTGGCCCCCGCACCCGAGGGTGAGGACGCCAAGGACTACCTGCCGTACGCCCGTGACCCGGAGACCCTCGCCCGCGACTGGGCCGTGCCCGGTACCGCGGGCCTGGAGCACCGCATCGGTGGCCTCGAGAAGGCCAACGGCACCGGCAACATTTCCTACACGCCGGACAACCACGACCTCATGACCCGCACGCGCGCCCTGCGCATCGCGCGCATCGACGTGCCGGACCTCGAGGTCGACGACCCGTCGGGAGAGGCCGATGTCCTCGTCGTGGGCTGGGGCTCGTCCTACGGCCCCATCGGCGAGGCCGTGCGCCGCGCCCGCGCCAACGGCCACCGCGTGGCCCGCGCGCACGTGCGTCACCTCAACCCGCTGCCCCACAACATCGGCGAGGTACTCGGGCGCTACCGCCGCGTACTGGTGCCGGAGATGAACCTCGGTCAGCTGTCGATGCTGCTCAAGGCCCGCTTCCCCGCCGACATCCAGCCCATCACCAAGGTGCACGGCATGGCGTTCTCCGCCGAGGAGCTGCAGAACGCGATCGAAGCCGAGTTCGCCGGCCGCCTCACCCACGCCGAGCACGACAAGTACCGAGTCGCGCTCGACGGGGTCGTCACCACGACCGGTGAGCCCGCGGCCCGCGCCCGGCAGATCGGCCACACCGCCACCGGCACCACCACCGCCAACCGAACCCGCTGA
- a CDS encoding TRAP transporter small permease, translated as MSNNVPEVIVPRQGSTPAVRTPFGYITEDHSRLDKFQNGISGVCAAIASVAIVAIAALTALEVFTRTAFGSPLGWNVGFVEQYLMMAVAFFGTVTAYRAGAHVAVVTIFEKMPPVVRKLLLVSTYLIVLAGLVLLTYSGTRAAHFSFVTAEMPPPGMAELPWPTWWWKTIIPTASVLGLVVVAIDLYREITAPLTSVVTDYEPGNFQEEG; from the coding sequence ATGAGCAACAACGTTCCCGAGGTGATCGTCCCGCGGCAGGGTTCAACTCCGGCGGTCCGGACGCCATTCGGCTACATCACCGAAGATCACTCACGACTCGACAAGTTCCAGAACGGGATTTCCGGGGTCTGCGCCGCCATCGCGAGCGTGGCGATCGTCGCAATCGCCGCACTGACCGCCCTCGAAGTGTTCACCAGAACGGCCTTCGGCTCTCCGCTCGGATGGAACGTCGGGTTCGTCGAGCAGTACCTGATGATGGCGGTCGCGTTCTTCGGGACGGTGACCGCATACCGCGCCGGAGCGCACGTCGCGGTGGTGACGATCTTCGAGAAGATGCCGCCGGTCGTCCGAAAGCTGCTCTTGGTGTCGACCTACCTCATCGTCCTCGCGGGGCTCGTCCTGCTGACGTATTCGGGGACGCGCGCCGCTCATTTCTCGTTCGTCACCGCCGAGATGCCTCCTCCGGGAATGGCGGAACTGCCCTGGCCCACCTGGTGGTGGAAGACGATCATCCCCACCGCCAGCGTGCTCGGTCTGGTCGTGGTGGCGATCGATCTCTACCGCGAGATCACGGCGCCTCTGACCAGCGTGGTCACTGACTACGAGCCCGGCAACTTCCAGGAAGAAGGCTGA